In Nocardia terpenica, the genomic window GATGCCACGGCGTCCGGCCGCAGCCGGGCTCCTTCGACAGGATGTTGTCGTGATAGAGGCGCACCGAGTCCACGCCCAGCAGTTGCGCCGCGATATCGCCGAGCCGGCGCGACAGCGCGACGCCGCGCATGAGCGGATCGCTGCGCCACACCTGTTCCAGGGCCAGGAAGCGCCCCGGATTGGCCGGGCCGTACTCGCGGTCGAGGAGCTGGTTCGCGCGGCGGAACAGGGCGGCCAGCACCGCGCGCGGAAGCACGTTCGGCAGGCGCACGTAGCCGTTGCCGCGGAAGTGCTCGATCGCGGTGTCTGTCAACGGATATCGGGCGTCGAGGCTGGCGAGCACCTCGCGGTCGGAGGCCGCGTCGCCGGTCGAGTGCACCGGCCGCGTCGCGGTGGGCTCGGTCGGCGGGTTACCGGCCAGGGTCATGTACCAGTCCCACCACTGCTGGTCGTCGCCCGACCAGGACGTGCCGGGAGCGTTCTCGGGTGTGGTCGTCATCGGCCGTGGAATCCTTTCGGTCGTGCGCGTCAGTCGCAGACCTGGGCCAGGGTGACGAGATATCGGCCCAGGTAGTCGCTCCATAGATGCCGGGCGTCGAATCCCGAATCCGTCAGCTCGCGCACGATCTGGTCGGGGCGGAACTTCGCGGAGATCTCGGTGCGCACCTGCTCGCCCTCGGCCAGGCGAACAGCCATGTCCGCCAGGGGAATTCGCACGGTCATCGCACGCGTGGCGCGTAGCCGCATCTCGATCCACGCGTTCTCGTCGTCCCAGATCGCGACGTGTTCGAAGGCATCGACATCGAAGTCGGCGCCGAGTTCCCGGTTGAGCACCCGCAACACGTTCCGGTTGAACATGGCCGTGACACCATCCGCGTCGTCGTAGGCGGCGACCAGCGTCTCCGGGTCCTTGACCAGGTCGTTGCCCAGCAGCAGCCACCCGCCGGACCCGCAGACGTCCCGGATCGAGGCGAGCAGCTTGGCCCGCTCCGGGGGCAGGAAGTTGCCGATCGTGCCGCCGAGAAACGCCACGAGCCGCGGTGTTTCGCCGGGCAGCCGGTCGAGGTGCTCGGTGAAGTCGCCGACCACGCCGTGTACCACCAGGTTCCGATAGTCGTCGGCGATCCGCCGGGTAGTGTCGCGCAGCGCCGATTCCGAGACATCCACCGGCACGAACCGGCGCAGGGTGCCGTGCGCGGACAGGGCGTCGAGCAGCAGCCGGGTCTTCTCGCTGGAGCCCGACCCCAGCTCGACCACCGTGCGCGCCCCGGCGGCGCGCGCGATGTCGGCGGCGTGGTCGACCAGGATCTCGCGCTCGGCGCGCGTGGGGTAGTACTCCGGCAGACCGGTGATCGCCTCGAACAGTAGGCTGCCGACCGCATCGTAGAACCACTTGGGCGACAGGAACTTCGGCGCCGCGGTCAACCCCTCCCGAACGTCGGCGCGCAGCGCCGCGGCGAGGTAGTCGTCATCGAGATGCACATCCACCCGGACCGGGCTCATCGTTCGAATTCCCCCCGTGAGTCGAACAGACTTCAGTCTCGATAATTCAGCCTGTCCCGCCCGCGCGGCAGACCACAGATCTCAGGGCTGGCGATCATGGCGGTGGATCGTCTCCGCGCGTACTCTGCGGGCCCGATTCGCTTGGGGGACCAACGAATTCGGGAGCTAAGCCACCTTCGTCCGGCGGCGGAGGCGGCCGGTGCCCGGGGCGCTGAGCCAGACCAGCACGGCCAGCAGGGCATCGAGGGTCAGGGCCAGCACGGCCACCAGGATGGCGCCCACCAGGACGCGGTCGTACTTGTACAGGTTGATGCCGTCGAAGATGTAGCGGCCCAGGCCGCCGAGGTTGACGTAGGCGGCGATGGTAGCGGTCGCGACGACCTGCAATGTGGCCGAACGCAATCCGGTGAGCAGGACGGGTAGCGCGTTGGGGACCTCCACCCGCAGCAGCACCTGGGGTTCGGTCATGCCCATCGCCCGGGAGGCGTCCACCACATCCGGGTCCAC contains:
- a CDS encoding phytanoyl-CoA dioxygenase family protein encodes the protein MTTTPENAPGTSWSGDDQQWWDWYMTLAGNPPTEPTATRPVHSTGDAASDREVLASLDARYPLTDTAIEHFRGNGYVRLPNVLPRAVLAALFRRANQLLDREYGPANPGRFLALEQVWRSDPLMRGVALSRRLGDIAAQLLGVDSVRLYHDNILSKEPGCGRTPWHRDSHHYPLDTPAVCTSWIPLHPIPAEMGPLGCLPRGAAADALGSIPLSTEDRSYDERVQTTLRSLGEAPDATPYAAGEVSFHAVDCFHTAGPNRTSAPRRVLSSTYYADGARVVERPTILSGSWTTFLPGVEPGGLALSPLNPVVGCSPSGA
- the egtD gene encoding L-histidine N(alpha)-methyltransferase yields the protein MSPVRVDVHLDDDYLAAALRADVREGLTAAPKFLSPKWFYDAVGSLLFEAITGLPEYYPTRAEREILVDHAADIARAAGARTVVELGSGSSEKTRLLLDALSAHGTLRRFVPVDVSESALRDTTRRIADDYRNLVVHGVVGDFTEHLDRLPGETPRLVAFLGGTIGNFLPPERAKLLASIRDVCGSGGWLLLGNDLVKDPETLVAAYDDADGVTAMFNRNVLRVLNRELGADFDVDAFEHVAIWDDENAWIEMRLRATRAMTVRIPLADMAVRLAEGEQVRTEISAKFRPDQIVRELTDSGFDARHLWSDYLGRYLVTLAQVCD
- a CDS encoding ABC transporter permease, with amino-acid sequence MNLFIDAWHYFTDGANWQGPTGIQHRLLEQLWYSFLAVALSAAIAVPIGLLVGHTRRGAAVIVGFANAMRALPTLGLLTFVVLLLGLGLLPPLLALVTVGVPPLLAGAYAGIANVDPDVVDASRAMGMTEPQVLLRVEVPNALPVLLTGLRSATLQVVATATIAAYVNLGGLGRYIFDGINLYKYDRVLVGAILVAVLALTLDALLAVLVWLSAPGTGRLRRRTKVA